A genomic window from Punica granatum isolate Tunisia-2019 chromosome 2, ASM765513v2, whole genome shotgun sequence includes:
- the LOC116196245 gene encoding probable mannose-1-phosphate guanylyltransferase 3, with translation MKALILVGGFGTRLRPLTLSVPKPLVDFANKPMILHQIEALKAVGVTEVVLAINYQPEVMLNFLKEYETKLGITITCSQETEPLGTAGPLALARDKLIDESGEPFFVLNSDVISEYPFKEIIEFHKGHGGEASIMVTKVDEPSKYGVVVMEESTGSVERFVEKPKLFVGNKINAGIYLLNPSVLDRIELRPTSIEKEVFPKIAAEKKLFAMVLPGFWMDVGQPRDYISGLRLYLDSIKKRSPERLTTGPNIVGNVLVHESAKIGEGCLIGPDVAIGPGCIIESGVRLSRCTVMRGARVKKHSCISSSIIGWHSTVGQWARVENMTILGEDVHVGDEIYSNGGVVLPHKEIKSSILKPEIVM, from the exons ATGAAGGCCCTTATTCTTGTTGGTGGGTTTGGAACACGGTTGAGGCCGCTGACTCTCAGTGTCCCCAAACCACTAGTCGATTTTGCTAACAAGCCTATGATCTTGCATCAG ATAGAAGCACTCAAGGCTGTTGGAGTGACTGAAGTGGTTTTGGCTATAAATTACCAGCCTGAG GTCATGCTGAATTTCTTGAAGGAGTACGAGACCAAGCTCGGGATTACGATAACATGCTCGCAAGAGACCGAGCCACTTGGTACAGCCGGTCCCCTAGCTTTGGCGAGGGACAAGTTGATAGATGAATCAGGGGAGCCATTTTTCGTCCTCAATAGCGATGTGATTAGCGAGTACCCGTTCAAGGAAATCATTGAATTCCACAAGGGTCATGGAGGAGAGGCCTCTATTATGGTAACAAAG GTGGATGAGCCTTCCAAGTATGGTGTGGTTGTCATGGAGGAGTCGACTGGTAGTGTTGAAAGATTCGTAGAGAAGCCCAAGTTATTTGTGGGTAACAAGATCAATGCTGGTATTTATTTGTTGAATCCATCAGTCCTCGATAGGATTGAACTTCGGCCTACCTCAATCGAGAAAGAGGTCTTCCCAAAGATTGCCGCGGAGAAGAAGCTCTTCGCCATGGTTTTGCCAGGATTCTGGATGGATGTTGGGCAGCCTAGGGACTACATCTCTGGGCTGAGGCTCTACCTCGACTCAATCAAGAAGAGGTCACCAGAGAGGCTTACAACTGGTCCCAACATCGTTGGGAACGTCCTGGTTCACGAGAGTGCGAAGATTGGGGAAGGATGCTTGATCGGGCCTGATGTCGCGATTGGACCAGGCTGCATAATAGAGTCGGGGGTCAGACTGTCCCGGTGCACAGTAATGAGGGGGGCCCGTGTTAAGAAACACTCATGCATCTCGAGCAGCATCATCGGGTGGCACTCGACGGTAGGCCAGTGGGCTAGGGTCGAGAACATGACCATCCTCGGGGAGGATGTCCACGTCGGGGACGAGATCTACAGCAACGGAGGCGTGGTCCTCCCACACAAGGAGATCAAGTCGAGCATCCTGAAGCCCGAAATAGTCATGTGA
- the LOC116195659 gene encoding uncharacterized protein At2g39795, mitochondrial-like yields MAFASILRKSASSFAPLAFRALRSQRNYHSAIFTALNKSGFPASKASLSPFPQTHRYSTKSDESLLHVIEGEIQCAEESDDHNQVEAIPSGFPFEVEDKPGYQTITLRREYQGEEITVEVSMPDLVTGEEDDDDDSEKANQSSIPLVVNIAKGDGPSLEFGCTAYPDEIVIDGLSVKSPESSEDQIAYEGPDFQDLDENLQKAFHKYLEIRGIKPSTTNFLHEYMINKDSREYLMWLQNLKKFVKA; encoded by the exons ATGGCGTTCGCCTCGATTCTCCGCAAGTCCGCCTCTTCGTTCGCCCCTCTGGCTTTCCGTGCTCTTCGTAGCCAGAGAAACTATCACTCCGCTATCTTCACTGCCCTTAACAAGTCGGGATTTCCGGCGTCGAAGGCTTCTCTGAGTCCATTTCCGCAGACTCATCGCTACTCTACCAAGTCTGATGAGTCGCTTCTACATGTCATTGAGGGGGAGATCCAGTGCGCAGAGGAATCCGATGACCACAACCAG GTTGAGGCGATTCCGAGTGGCTTTCCTTTTGAGGTCGAAGACAAGCCCGGGTACCAAACTATCACACTGAGAAGAGAGTATCAGGGTGAAGAGATAACGGTGGAAGTCAGCATGCCTGACCTTGTTACTGGTGAAGAGGATGATGACGATGACAGTGAGAAGGCAAATCAGTCTAGCATTCCCCTGGTCGTGAATATTGCCAAGGGTGATGGCCCCAGTCTAGAATTCGGCTGCACTGCTTACCCCGACGAAATTGTCATCGATGGCTTGTCAGTTAAGAGCCCTGAAAGCTCTGAGGATCAAATAGCATATGAGGGGCCTGATTTCCA GGACTTGGATGAAAACTTGCAGAAGGCTTTCCATAAGTACTTGGAAATCAGAGGGATCAAGCCCAGCACGACCAACTTTTTGCACGAGTACATGATCAACAAAGACAGTAGAGAGTATTTGATGTGGTTGCAGAACCTGAAGAAGTTTGTCAAAGCGTAA